From a region of the Emcibacter sp. SYSU 3D8 genome:
- a CDS encoding tetratricopeptide repeat protein, with translation MKHRCAVGWLAAAVAASLVLPAWAQEPAGDCIPNGSQRGVLYQGLVDAIARDIEAPSKAGDHAKVLKLAAQAQDTRLCAMPSAITIAQAAAFVAVEQVCDAAQPLEQFFSAAVPGDPDYSRAERLYDQVMEAREAGLCQEVVGGVALAEPTAAAAPSHESVQAAAAEGEPDDGSLRDNYRGGELNEGRMAFDGGNYARAAELFSVVIQQAPDSFEGYARRAQANARLNRVEAAIADYAKAIDLAPSRGYLIADFARYLIGVNRVQDALALYNNYLDRYPNDVQVLRERARARLRAGLVDLALQDYGRAIELAPGNTQLLLLRAFLFHDNGRFEEAIADYTAAIRAGASGADVHYRRGIAYYALNRASEAIADLDAAIRANPSLVAAYTARGTLYQLQGSGAAAIADFSKVIELKPESANAYLDRAREHQRQLNLDAAINDYSSVLRFDPGNLEALKGRAMLYQQRGNYANALDDLTQIINRDYVDADAYARRGWLFYAWKEYGRAMEDFDKALVIDPNGTQARLGRQAVLEAVAAAEKAAAEAAKRR, from the coding sequence ATGAAGCATCGTTGTGCGGTTGGTTGGCTTGCGGCCGCGGTAGCGGCAAGTCTGGTGCTGCCCGCATGGGCGCAGGAGCCCGCCGGCGACTGTATTCCCAACGGCAGCCAGCGCGGGGTGCTCTATCAGGGGCTGGTCGACGCCATTGCCCGTGACATCGAGGCGCCAAGCAAGGCCGGCGACCATGCAAAGGTGCTGAAGCTGGCGGCACAGGCACAGGACACGAGGCTTTGCGCCATGCCGTCCGCGATCACCATCGCGCAGGCCGCGGCGTTCGTTGCCGTCGAGCAGGTTTGCGATGCGGCGCAGCCGCTGGAGCAGTTCTTCTCCGCGGCCGTGCCGGGCGACCCGGACTATTCCCGGGCCGAGCGGCTTTATGACCAGGTCATGGAAGCGCGTGAGGCCGGACTGTGCCAGGAGGTCGTGGGCGGCGTCGCCCTGGCCGAGCCGACGGCAGCGGCCGCGCCCTCCCACGAGTCCGTGCAGGCCGCCGCTGCCGAGGGAGAGCCGGATGACGGTAGCCTTCGCGACAATTACCGTGGCGGCGAACTGAACGAAGGCCGCATGGCGTTCGACGGCGGCAATTATGCCCGTGCCGCCGAGCTGTTCAGCGTTGTGATCCAGCAGGCGCCCGACTCCTTCGAGGGCTATGCAAGGCGCGCCCAGGCGAATGCGCGCCTCAACCGCGTCGAGGCGGCGATCGCCGATTATGCCAAAGCCATCGACCTCGCGCCGTCGCGCGGCTACCTGATCGCCGATTTCGCCCGCTACCTGATCGGCGTGAACCGGGTTCAGGACGCCCTGGCGCTCTACAACAATTATCTGGATCGCTATCCGAACGATGTGCAGGTGCTGCGCGAGCGGGCCCGAGCCCGTCTTCGGGCAGGGCTCGTCGATCTGGCGCTGCAGGATTACGGCCGCGCCATCGAACTGGCGCCTGGCAATACCCAATTGCTGTTGCTGCGCGCGTTCCTCTTCCACGACAACGGCCGGTTCGAGGAGGCCATTGCCGATTACACCGCCGCCATTCGGGCCGGCGCATCCGGCGCGGACGTCCATTACCGCCGGGGCATTGCCTATTACGCGCTCAACCGGGCCAGCGAGGCGATCGCCGACCTCGATGCCGCCATCAGGGCCAACCCCTCGCTGGTGGCCGCCTATACCGCACGGGGCACGCTGTATCAGCTGCAGGGCAGTGGCGCTGCGGCCATCGCGGATTTCAGCAAGGTCATCGAGCTGAAACCCGAAAGCGCCAACGCGTATCTTGACCGCGCAAGGGAACACCAGCGCCAGCTGAATCTGGACGCCGCCATCAACGACTATTCGTCGGTGCTGCGGTTCGATCCGGGCAATCTGGAGGCGCTCAAGGGCAGGGCCATGCTCTACCAGCAGCGCGGCAACTATGCCAACGCACTCGACGACCTGACGCAGATCATCAACCGGGACTATGTGGACGCCGACGCCTATGCGCGGCGGGGCTGGCTCTTCTATGCCTGGAAGGAATACGGGCGCGCCATGGAGGATTTCGACAAGGCGCTGGTGATCGACCCCAACGGAACCCAGGCGCGGCTGGGACGCCAGGCCGTGCTCGAGGCCGTGGCCGCGGCGGAGAAAGCCGCCGCCGAAGCGGCGAAGCGGCGCTGA
- the pbpC gene encoding penicillin-binding protein 1C: MTGRGRFALALPALLLAAILVAHAIWPAAPVPSFEQVRDGYRPSEAWLLDRRGRVLDVKRVDFGIRRLDWVMLDGVSPALREAIVAGEDRRFRRHGGVDWTAAAGALRDRLTGGPNRGGSTITMQLAALLDADLKAGGGGRRWGQKLAQMRAALAIEQSWTKDQILEAYLNLLDFRGELQGIGATAKFLAGKHPSGLTTNESLVLAALLPSPGASANRVAARACARSRADCAGLRVTAGRLLDKARATRPPGLAPQLANALLHSPGERRRTTLDLDIQRRAVETLGRHLGGLTSRNVRDGAVLVVDNASGEVLAYVASSGSRSRAAQVDGVRAPRQAGSTLKPFLYGMALEKRYLTPASILDDSPINLQTKVGLYIPQNYDLDFKGAVSVRTALASSLNVPAVRTLVLVGVEPFRDRLQRIGYDGIDRDGDYYGFSLALGSAEVTLWEQVTAYRMLARGGLLAPLLLDPGTPDAADQRVMPAAAAFLVGDILGDRAARVTTFGLANNLNTRFWSAVKTGTSKDMRDNWCIGWSRRYTVGVWVGNFEGDSMHNVSGVSGAAPVWQNVIAQLDQGGEIAAPAPPEGVIRHEVRFDPAIEGTREDWFLSGTETALIRAVPTSSFARIVSPAHGVVIALDPDIPAHNTRVPVRAEGADRTLSLKMDGRLLGRADASYLWAPRPGAHTVLLQRADGSVVDKAQITVRDLKPAKK, from the coding sequence GTGACCGGGCGCGGCAGGTTCGCGCTTGCGCTGCCGGCGCTGCTGCTCGCCGCGATCCTGGTCGCCCACGCCATCTGGCCTGCCGCGCCCGTTCCTTCCTTCGAGCAGGTGAGGGACGGCTACCGGCCGTCCGAGGCCTGGCTGCTCGACCGGCGCGGCCGGGTGCTCGACGTCAAGCGCGTCGATTTCGGCATCAGGCGGCTCGACTGGGTGATGCTGGACGGTGTCTCGCCGGCGCTCCGCGAGGCGATCGTCGCTGGCGAGGACCGGCGCTTCCGGCGTCATGGCGGCGTCGACTGGACCGCTGCGGCAGGCGCGCTGCGCGACCGGCTGACCGGGGGGCCGAACCGGGGCGGCAGCACCATCACCATGCAGCTTGCCGCCTTGCTCGACGCGGATCTCAAGGCGGGCGGCGGCGGCCGCCGCTGGGGCCAGAAACTGGCGCAGATGCGCGCCGCCCTGGCCATCGAGCAATCGTGGACCAAGGACCAGATCCTCGAAGCCTATCTCAACCTGCTCGATTTCCGCGGCGAGTTGCAGGGGATCGGCGCCACGGCGAAATTTCTCGCCGGCAAGCATCCCTCCGGTCTTACCACCAACGAAAGCCTTGTCCTGGCTGCGCTGCTGCCCAGTCCGGGCGCGTCTGCCAACCGGGTCGCCGCCCGCGCCTGCGCCCGGTCCCGGGCCGATTGCGCCGGCCTGCGCGTCACGGCGGGGCGGTTGCTGGACAAGGCGCGCGCCACGCGCCCGCCGGGCCTGGCGCCCCAGCTTGCCAACGCCCTGCTGCACAGTCCCGGCGAGCGGCGGCGGACGACCCTGGATCTCGATATCCAGCGCCGTGCGGTGGAAACGCTGGGCCGCCATCTGGGCGGCCTGACCAGCCGCAATGTCCGCGACGGCGCCGTGCTGGTCGTCGACAATGCCAGCGGCGAGGTGCTGGCCTATGTCGCCTCCAGCGGCAGCCGCTCCCGCGCCGCGCAGGTCGACGGCGTCCGCGCTCCCCGACAGGCCGGTTCCACCCTGAAGCCGTTCCTCTACGGCATGGCGCTGGAGAAGCGCTATCTGACGCCGGCCTCGATTCTTGACGATTCGCCCATCAACCTTCAGACCAAGGTCGGCCTCTATATCCCGCAGAATTATGACCTCGACTTCAAGGGCGCGGTCAGCGTCCGCACGGCGCTTGCCAGTTCGCTCAACGTGCCCGCCGTCAGGACGCTGGTACTGGTGGGCGTCGAGCCGTTCCGCGACCGGCTGCAACGGATCGGCTATGACGGCATCGACCGGGACGGTGACTATTACGGCTTCTCGCTGGCGCTCGGCTCGGCCGAAGTGACGCTGTGGGAACAGGTCACCGCTTACCGCATGCTGGCGCGCGGCGGCCTGCTGGCGCCGCTGCTGCTCGATCCCGGCACCCCCGACGCGGCCGACCAGCGGGTCATGCCCGCGGCCGCCGCCTTCCTGGTTGGTGACATCCTCGGCGACCGGGCGGCGCGGGTCACCACCTTCGGCCTCGCCAACAACCTCAACACCCGCTTCTGGAGCGCGGTCAAGACCGGCACCAGCAAGGACATGCGCGACAATTGGTGCATCGGCTGGTCGCGGCGCTACACGGTGGGCGTGTGGGTCGGAAATTTCGAGGGCGATTCCATGCACAACGTCTCCGGAGTCAGCGGCGCGGCGCCGGTATGGCAGAATGTCATCGCCCAACTCGACCAGGGCGGTGAGATCGCCGCGCCTGCGCCGCCCGAAGGCGTCATTCGCCATGAGGTACGATTCGATCCGGCGATCGAGGGCACGCGCGAGGACTGGTTCCTCAGCGGCACGGAAACGGCACTGATACGCGCCGTCCCGACCAGCAGCTTCGCCCGCATCGTCAGTCCGGCCCACGGCGTGGTCATCGCCCTCGACCCGGATATTCCGGCCCACAATACCCGCGTGCCGGTGCGGGCCGAGGGCGCGGACAGGACATTGTCGCTGAAGATGGACGGCCGGCTGCTCGGACGCGCCGACGCATCCTATTTGTGGGCGCCGCGTCCAGGCGCGCATACCGTCCTGCTCCAGCGCGCCGACGGCAGCGTGGTGGACAAGGCGCAGATCACCGTGCGCGACCTCAAACCCGCCAAAAAATAG
- a CDS encoding peroxiredoxin family protein, which produces MRLIAALMLVLGMAGAAAASANADLGPALGSPVPAIGTPLDSAGTPRTMASLTGEKGVVLVFYRSAAWCPYCQAQLIEINDGLGEIEKRGYTVAGISYDDPATGAAFSRKRGIGYPLVSDPKSEIIDRFGVRDPQYPPGSMAHGVPRPIILVLDPQGVVLAKLYEESVAKRPPVGLIVETLDGLAAR; this is translated from the coding sequence ATGCGACTGATTGCTGCTTTGATGCTAGTCCTCGGCATGGCGGGCGCCGCCGCGGCGAGCGCGAATGCCGATCTGGGGCCGGCTCTGGGATCACCCGTGCCGGCAATCGGCACGCCGCTCGATTCCGCCGGGACGCCGCGGACCATGGCCTCGCTGACAGGCGAGAAAGGCGTCGTGCTGGTGTTCTATCGTTCGGCGGCGTGGTGTCCCTATTGCCAGGCGCAGCTCATCGAGATCAATGACGGCCTCGGCGAGATCGAGAAGCGCGGCTACACCGTTGCCGGCATCTCCTACGACGATCCGGCGACAGGTGCGGCGTTCTCCCGCAAGCGAGGCATCGGCTATCCGCTGGTGAGCGATCCGAAATCCGAGATCATCGATCGCTTTGGTGTGCGCGACCCGCAATATCCGCCCGGCAGCATGGCTCACGGTGTTCCCCGGCCGATTATCCTGGTCCTCGATCCGCAGGGCGTGGTCCTGGCCAAGCTCTACGAGGAGTCCGTCGCCAAGCGGCCGCCGGTCGGGCTGATCGTCGAAACGCTGGACGGCCTGGCGGCGCGGTAA
- a CDS encoding GNAT family N-acetyltransferase: protein MIAVRVAGPDDAPAVDGILQDSYPTLMAPAYEPALLAPALALMIKANSRLLASGTFYLAEAGGEPVGCGGWTFDEPGTGIIKEGAAHIRHFGVRADWTGRGVGRRLYGRCEMDAGAAGANRFLCFSSLNGEPFYLALGFKTEERIDVPLGPNLSLPGILMSRSI from the coding sequence GTGATAGCCGTCCGTGTGGCTGGCCCCGACGATGCGCCTGCGGTCGACGGCATCCTTCAGGACTCCTATCCGACGTTGATGGCCCCTGCCTATGAGCCTGCCCTGCTGGCACCGGCGCTGGCGCTGATGATCAAGGCCAATTCCCGGCTGCTGGCCTCCGGCACCTTTTATCTGGCCGAGGCGGGCGGCGAACCGGTCGGGTGCGGCGGCTGGACGTTCGACGAGCCGGGCACGGGCATAATCAAGGAAGGTGCTGCCCACATCCGCCATTTCGGCGTCCGCGCCGACTGGACAGGCAGGGGCGTCGGACGACGGCTCTATGGACGGTGCGAGATGGACGCCGGCGCGGCGGGGGCGAACCGGTTCCTGTGCTTCTCCAGTCTCAACGGGGAACCGTTCTACCTGGCGCTTGGATTCAAGACCGAAGAACGCATCGACGTCCCGCTTGGACCAAATTTGAGCCTGCCGGGCATTCTCATGAGCCGGTCGATTTGA
- a CDS encoding YaiI/YqxD family protein: MLDIYIDGDACPVKDEVLKVAGRHGLQVLFVSNRWSRKVDAPNVRQVVVTEGFDAADNWIADNIGEGDIAITADIPLASRCLKAGAMVLGPTGRPFTEHSIGMALAMRDLNTHLRETGEIKGYNASFTKADRSRFLGELEKLIQQRRKDGR, encoded by the coding sequence ATGCTGGACATCTACATCGACGGCGACGCCTGCCCGGTAAAGGACGAGGTGCTGAAGGTCGCCGGCCGCCACGGTTTGCAGGTGTTGTTCGTCAGCAACCGGTGGAGCCGCAAGGTCGACGCACCGAATGTGCGCCAGGTGGTGGTGACCGAAGGCTTCGACGCCGCCGACAACTGGATTGCCGACAATATCGGCGAAGGCGACATCGCGATCACCGCCGACATTCCGCTGGCGTCCCGGTGCCTGAAGGCGGGCGCCATGGTGCTTGGCCCGACCGGCCGGCCCTTCACCGAACACAGCATTGGCATGGCGCTCGCCATGCGCGACCTGAACACCCATCTGCGCGAGACAGGCGAAATCAAGGGCTACAACGCCAGCTTCACCAAGGCCGACCGGTCGCGCTTTCTGGGCGAGCTGGAGAAATTGATCCAGCAGAGGCGAAAGGACGGACGGTGA
- a CDS encoding invasion associated locus B family protein — protein MLGNILRSNFVAAALGVLALGSVTVSSAAVAQTPAPAAQPVAPKPEMFGNWGLVCPQPKACQIQVVLVNKDKKFVAALAYGKSGTNQTLVGIVPLGFRLQNQPPFTVDGGAAVPGNYVQCLSSGCRVAIPVTDAVLRSMQGGKQATLTLLSPSSKQMPLNFDLTGFQDAKAALDRKLQ, from the coding sequence TTGCTCGGAAATATTCTTCGGTCGAACTTCGTCGCCGCGGCCTTGGGCGTGCTCGCGCTGGGGTCGGTCACCGTATCGTCAGCTGCAGTGGCGCAAACGCCCGCGCCCGCCGCCCAGCCCGTCGCGCCCAAGCCGGAAATGTTCGGCAATTGGGGCCTGGTGTGCCCCCAGCCCAAGGCCTGCCAGATCCAGGTCGTGCTGGTGAACAAGGACAAGAAGTTCGTGGCCGCCCTCGCCTATGGCAAGTCCGGCACCAACCAGACCCTGGTCGGCATCGTGCCGCTGGGCTTCCGCCTGCAGAACCAGCCGCCTTTCACCGTCGATGGCGGCGCGGCCGTCCCGGGAAATTACGTGCAGTGCCTGTCGAGCGGCTGCCGGGTGGCGATCCCGGTCACCGACGCGGTGCTGCGCTCGATGCAGGGCGGCAAGCAGGCGACCCTGACGCTGCTGTCGCCGTCGAGCAAGCAGATGCCGCTCAATTTCGACCTGACCGGCTTCCAGGATGCCAAGGCAGCGCTGGACAGGAAGCTCCAGTAG
- a CDS encoding ParB N-terminal domain-containing protein, with product MLKTVKVTIEQIYVPTKYRKSLDQTKVDKLAADILENGLKIPIHVRPDAERYILVEGLHRLEAARALGEATIDSLIVNAHRA from the coding sequence ATGCTGAAAACCGTCAAGGTGACGATCGAGCAGATCTACGTGCCGACAAAGTACCGCAAATCTCTCGACCAGACCAAGGTCGACAAGCTGGCCGCGGACATCCTCGAGAACGGCCTGAAAATTCCGATCCATGTGCGGCCCGACGCGGAGCGATACATTCTGGTCGAGGGCCTGCACCGGCTGGAGGCCGCCCGGGCGCTTGGCGAGGCCACCATCGATTCCCTGATCGTCAACGCCCACCGGGCATAG
- a CDS encoding NADP-dependent oxidoreductase, with protein sequence MTDTSRVFQLARRPDGAPRPDDFKLAEVPLPALGPDQVKVRNTFLSVDPYMRLPMTTLEGVHAPTDIGGEMDGGAVGEVIESTSGAMPKGSFVFSPLMGWRDLYVAGASSLVPIDPELAPLSAYLGVLGLSGMTAYAGMEYVLKPKAGETIFVSAAAGAVGMVVCQLASNHGCRVIGSTGDPRKAALLKERFGAEATINYRTEDLRASLKQFTPDGLDMYFDNVGGSHLEAALDSMKVHGRMALCGAVELYNSANYRRGPGNFFAAIEKGVTLTGFNIGLYAAQRAEMMRDLAGQLVSGALHGDETIVDGLENTGKAFVDLLAGANVGKMVVRL encoded by the coding sequence ATGACCGATACCAGCCGGGTGTTTCAGCTTGCGCGCAGGCCAGACGGTGCGCCCAGACCTGACGATTTCAAGCTGGCCGAGGTGCCGTTGCCGGCGCTGGGGCCGGACCAGGTCAAGGTGCGCAATACTTTCCTTTCGGTCGATCCCTATATGCGTTTGCCGATGACCACGCTCGAGGGCGTCCATGCGCCCACCGACATTGGCGGCGAGATGGACGGCGGAGCGGTGGGCGAGGTAATCGAATCCACGTCGGGCGCCATGCCCAAAGGCTCATTCGTGTTTTCGCCGTTGATGGGCTGGCGCGATCTTTACGTGGCCGGCGCCAGTTCTCTCGTGCCCATTGATCCAGAACTGGCGCCTCTCAGTGCCTATCTCGGCGTGCTGGGCCTGTCGGGCATGACGGCCTATGCCGGGATGGAATATGTCCTGAAGCCGAAGGCGGGCGAGACCATCTTTGTCTCCGCCGCGGCGGGCGCCGTCGGCATGGTGGTGTGCCAGCTTGCCAGCAACCACGGTTGCCGGGTGATCGGCAGCACGGGCGATCCGCGCAAGGCCGCGCTGCTCAAGGAGCGGTTCGGCGCCGAGGCCACCATCAACTACCGGACCGAAGATCTGCGCGCGTCGCTCAAGCAGTTCACACCCGATGGTCTCGACATGTATTTCGACAATGTGGGCGGCTCCCATCTGGAGGCGGCGCTCGATTCCATGAAGGTCCATGGGCGTATGGCTCTTTGCGGCGCGGTCGAACTCTACAATTCTGCCAATTACCGCCGTGGCCCGGGCAACTTTTTCGCCGCGATCGAGAAGGGCGTGACCCTGACCGGCTTCAACATTGGTCTTTACGCCGCCCAGCGGGCCGAGATGATGCGTGACCTGGCCGGCCAACTCGTCAGCGGTGCGCTGCACGGCGACGAAACCATCGTCGATGGTCTCGAGAACACCGGCAAGGCCTTCGTCGACCTGCTGGCCGGCGCGAATGTGGGCAAGATGGTGGTCCGGCTCTAG
- a CDS encoding molybdopterin-dependent oxidoreductase → MTEIRKTYCRICQGFCAMEATIEDGKVTRVLGDKSNPMTRGYACFKGLRNPEFHHGPERITASLKRGAGGALEPIPSERAFDEIADRLRAIIDEDGPRAVAVFIGTQGLFAAPNPGFAGAFTAAIGSPSLFGTMTIDQSAKWIASGRIGEFGGGPQPFIGADVWMFVGTNPLVSVTGGPGLSGFNNFNPVKSMEDARAAGMKLIVVDPRRTETARHADIFIQPRPGEDAAILASMIHVILAEGWEDRNFCERHVTGLEALRDAVRDFTPECVAARADIPAVQIVEAADLFARRSRTGMAGSGTGPDMAKHSNLSEHLVQCLNVICGRYLRAGDSVANPGVLSPRIERSEAAVPPTREWERGGAKSRKHGLGTIKGQMMSAILPDEILHPGHGRIRALICMGANPAVALPDQRKALQALGQLDLLVAIDPRMSATARLADYIIAPTLPFERPDHTGFFDKFFPVPYAQYTPALIAPQGDVVHDWYVFWSLAKRLGVTLSFYGTPLSMEIAPTADEVLEMMAAHAQVPLGEVKRAEGGRLFQVPDQIVGPGDGQAVTRLDVAGSDVLDELATLRGDVTGGVPQADERAFPMRLVSRRFREVMNSLGADLPLTRERLPYNPAFMNPGDMAAAGLSDGERVRIVSPHDSLFAMVKADATVRGGVVSMSHCWGGFPDDEDEREGRYSATSRLVSADWAAESINRMPVMSAIPVRIERSNQ, encoded by the coding sequence ATGACCGAGATACGCAAGACCTATTGCCGCATCTGCCAGGGCTTCTGCGCCATGGAAGCCACGATCGAGGACGGCAAGGTCACCAGGGTACTTGGCGACAAGTCGAACCCGATGACCCGCGGCTATGCCTGTTTCAAGGGGCTGCGCAATCCCGAGTTCCATCACGGACCCGAGCGGATCACCGCCAGCCTGAAGCGCGGCGCCGGCGGCGCGCTCGAGCCGATTCCCTCTGAACGCGCCTTCGACGAGATCGCCGACCGGCTGCGCGCGATCATCGACGAGGATGGGCCGCGCGCCGTGGCCGTATTCATCGGCACGCAGGGTCTGTTTGCCGCGCCGAATCCGGGATTCGCCGGCGCATTCACGGCGGCCATCGGCTCGCCCAGCCTGTTCGGCACCATGACCATCGACCAGTCGGCCAAATGGATCGCGTCGGGGCGGATCGGCGAGTTCGGCGGCGGGCCACAACCTTTCATCGGCGCCGACGTCTGGATGTTCGTTGGCACCAACCCGCTGGTGTCGGTGACCGGCGGGCCGGGCCTGTCGGGCTTCAACAACTTCAATCCGGTCAAAAGCATGGAGGACGCGCGGGCGGCGGGCATGAAGCTGATCGTCGTCGACCCGCGCCGCACCGAAACCGCGCGGCACGCCGATATTTTCATCCAGCCCAGGCCGGGCGAGGATGCGGCCATCCTGGCGTCCATGATCCACGTCATCCTGGCCGAAGGCTGGGAGGACAGGAATTTCTGCGAGCGCCATGTGACCGGCCTCGAGGCGCTGCGTGATGCAGTACGGGATTTTACGCCGGAATGCGTCGCCGCACGCGCCGATATTCCTGCCGTGCAGATCGTCGAAGCCGCCGACCTGTTCGCAAGGCGCTCGCGCACCGGCATGGCGGGCAGCGGCACCGGTCCGGACATGGCGAAGCATTCCAACCTGTCCGAGCACCTGGTGCAGTGCCTCAACGTGATCTGCGGCCGCTATCTGCGGGCGGGCGATTCCGTGGCCAATCCGGGCGTGCTGTCGCCGCGCATCGAGCGGTCCGAGGCGGCCGTGCCGCCGACCCGCGAATGGGAACGCGGCGGCGCCAAAAGCCGCAAGCACGGCCTTGGAACAATCAAGGGGCAGATGATGTCGGCGATCCTGCCTGACGAAATCCTGCATCCCGGCCATGGCCGTATCCGCGCGCTGATTTGCATGGGCGCCAATCCGGCGGTAGCGCTGCCCGACCAGCGCAAGGCGCTTCAGGCGCTCGGGCAACTTGACCTGCTGGTTGCCATCGACCCGCGCATGTCGGCGACGGCGCGGCTTGCCGACTACATCATCGCACCGACCCTGCCGTTCGAGCGGCCGGACCACACCGGTTTCTTCGACAAGTTTTTCCCCGTGCCCTATGCCCAGTACACACCGGCGCTGATTGCGCCGCAGGGTGACGTGGTGCACGACTGGTACGTTTTCTGGAGCCTGGCGAAGCGCCTTGGCGTGACGCTGTCGTTCTACGGCACGCCGCTTTCCATGGAGATAGCGCCCACCGCCGACGAGGTTCTGGAGATGATGGCGGCCCACGCCCAGGTCCCGCTCGGCGAGGTCAAGCGCGCTGAAGGCGGGCGGCTCTTTCAGGTTCCCGATCAGATAGTTGGCCCCGGCGACGGGCAGGCCGTCACCCGTCTCGACGTTGCGGGTTCCGACGTGCTGGACGAACTGGCGACGCTGCGCGGGGACGTGACGGGCGGTGTGCCCCAGGCCGACGAACGCGCCTTTCCCATGCGGCTGGTGTCGCGTCGCTTTCGCGAGGTGATGAACTCGCTGGGCGCCGATCTGCCGCTGACCCGCGAGCGGCTGCCCTATAACCCGGCTTTCATGAATCCGGGAGACATGGCCGCCGCGGGCCTGAGTGACGGCGAGCGGGTGCGCATCGTCTCGCCGCACGACAGCCTGTTCGCCATGGTGAAGGCCGACGCCACCGTGCGCGGCGGCGTCGTCTCCATGAGCCATTGCTGGGGCGGTTTCCCGGATGACGAGGACGAGCGCGAAGGGCGCTACAGCGCCACCAGCCGGCTGGTCAGCGCCGACTGGGCCGCCGAATCCATCAACCGCATGCCGGTGATGTCCGCCATTCCCGTGCGGATCGAACGCAGCAATCAATAA